One window of the Pseudomonas sihuiensis genome contains the following:
- a CDS encoding site-specific integrase: protein MRLGGVYETRGDSHQAAKAIKQLVNPVTAQGSTLPKKPKLKQIRSITEEDYRELQEHLLAREFMDEAWSLVLAYYLGVRPCEMRSITVTGNHVHIIGGKKNAPQDRGADRTLVIDDPAVLQVVAGAAKWMRICPRTNTAIRDRLRKECRALWPRRKQQPTLKSFRHQIGSNLKASGESDEALAYMMGHQSIESISVYGNRRSGAGHKLHIRPAQDADLSKVRHPKQPAVFGRERVVGRIEAPQRLTNRRTTAHPVANER from the coding sequence ATGAGGCTTGGAGGTGTTTACGAAACTAGGGGCGATTCACACCAAGCGGCCAAAGCCATCAAGCAGCTTGTCAACCCAGTGACAGCGCAAGGTTCAACACTTCCCAAGAAACCCAAACTCAAGCAAATCCGCTCGATCACTGAAGAAGACTACAGAGAGCTTCAGGAGCATCTGTTAGCGCGTGAATTCATGGACGAGGCCTGGTCGCTCGTACTTGCCTATTACTTGGGGGTACGCCCCTGTGAGATGCGCTCGATCACGGTGACAGGCAATCACGTTCATATCATTGGCGGCAAAAAAAATGCTCCGCAGGATAGGGGCGCCGACAGAACACTGGTCATTGACGACCCTGCCGTGCTCCAGGTTGTGGCTGGCGCCGCGAAATGGATGCGTATCTGCCCTCGCACTAATACAGCTATTCGGGATCGCCTGCGCAAGGAGTGCCGTGCTCTGTGGCCACGGCGCAAACAGCAGCCGACCCTGAAAAGCTTCAGGCACCAGATTGGTTCGAACCTGAAAGCGTCAGGTGAAAGCGATGAAGCTCTCGCCTACATGATGGGGCACCAATCCATTGAATCCATCAGCGTCTATGGGAACCGTCGATCTGGGGCTGGTCACAAATTGCATATCAGACCTGCACAGGACGCTGACTTGTCAAAAGTTCGCCACCCCAAACAGCCTGCTGTTTTTGGTCGAGAACGAGTGGTCGGCCGTATCGAGGCGCCACAGCGCCTGACAAACCGACGAACAACTGCACACCCTGTCGCAAATGAACGTTAG
- a CDS encoding AAA family ATPase — protein MGKKSSNKFGPQQIPAAAPSAVGMARASVEQQVNVWSASFENASKAYQSFDMTLDISVEREWLRGVCERFEGDSDLVRWIEQFATLCKELVRFKERLHDEYAERWAAASKLAETAEAAALAQVAEQEALVAVRSGLDAEKAELKAEWDKLLEAQQELALKMAENLEAERSLNMREANAQAGFVAENEAALRKLEAQQRQQVRQHEADLQSLREDKHQLDGEISQAARRLAEVKFSCTEAEAERVRLLDQREHDIKQKVVELDRARSRLDREWADIQAEEKALQQRLDEEMASERANHHQVVAKLEEQRERAWSKANELKEQLLDIQELKQSLGEVSGAEILQQLEALRQENRELKRSLEQSDTAQLQRDNDYLRDSKADLEREVAELRPERDELRRELSNKRVAATELEAVAREKRVLEQHKNTLTVHIDDLESRIEQLTSAQKTQTPFPAMSLMDSERDYRARMELDEVPDLETFATQLQHRIAKAEKHVELFYPIEDIRVLLGGLAMSQLHVFQGISGTGKTSLAKAFAKAMGGFCTDISVQAGWRDRDDLLGHYNAFERRFYEKDCLQALYKAQTPRWEDTCNIILLDEMNLSRPEQYFAEFLSALEKNNPDERLISLSETSLPNAPAMLAEGRKIRVPANVWFIGTANHDETTNELADKTYDRAHVMTLPKQDKRFTIKSFEPANYSYRSLRKAFGKARAERKEEVVKLLKDLTGDAFTEQLGSQFELGWGNRFEKQALDFIPVMLACGASSGEALDHLLATRIMRPGKVTGRYNVSAETLRNLKGALEEFWISADLAGDPRKSMELLEADIRRLDGRS, from the coding sequence ATGGGCAAGAAAAGCTCGAACAAGTTTGGTCCACAGCAAATCCCTGCAGCGGCACCGTCTGCGGTCGGTATGGCCCGTGCTTCAGTGGAGCAGCAAGTGAATGTATGGAGCGCTTCTTTCGAGAACGCTTCCAAGGCCTATCAGTCTTTTGACATGACACTGGATATTTCTGTCGAGCGTGAGTGGTTGCGCGGCGTCTGCGAGCGTTTTGAGGGCGACAGTGATCTGGTTCGCTGGATTGAGCAATTCGCCACGCTCTGCAAGGAGTTGGTGCGCTTCAAGGAGCGTTTGCATGACGAATATGCCGAGAGGTGGGCTGCTGCCAGCAAACTAGCTGAAACTGCCGAGGCGGCGGCACTGGCGCAGGTAGCCGAACAGGAAGCGCTTGTGGCCGTCCGCTCCGGACTGGATGCAGAGAAAGCTGAGCTCAAGGCTGAGTGGGACAAGCTGCTTGAGGCTCAGCAGGAATTGGCGCTGAAGATGGCCGAAAATTTGGAGGCCGAGCGTTCCCTGAATATGCGAGAGGCCAATGCGCAAGCCGGCTTTGTTGCGGAAAACGAAGCGGCTTTACGTAAGCTGGAGGCGCAACAACGTCAGCAGGTGCGTCAGCATGAAGCGGATCTTCAGTCGTTGCGCGAAGACAAGCACCAGCTCGACGGTGAAATTTCCCAGGCAGCAAGGCGGCTGGCGGAGGTCAAGTTCAGTTGCACGGAGGCAGAGGCTGAACGTGTCAGGTTGCTTGATCAGCGTGAGCACGACATCAAGCAGAAAGTGGTCGAGTTAGATCGTGCGCGTAGCCGCCTGGATCGTGAGTGGGCGGATATCCAGGCAGAGGAAAAGGCCTTGCAGCAGCGTCTGGATGAGGAAATGGCATCCGAGCGGGCGAATCATCACCAGGTTGTTGCCAAGCTGGAAGAGCAGCGTGAGCGGGCCTGGAGCAAGGCGAATGAACTCAAGGAGCAGCTGCTCGATATTCAGGAGCTCAAGCAATCCCTGGGCGAAGTATCCGGAGCTGAGATCCTGCAGCAACTGGAAGCGCTGCGTCAGGAAAACCGTGAACTCAAGCGCAGCCTGGAGCAATCGGATACGGCGCAATTGCAGCGCGATAATGACTACCTGCGTGACAGCAAGGCTGATCTTGAAAGAGAAGTAGCTGAGCTACGCCCTGAGCGGGATGAGCTGCGTCGTGAGTTGAGCAACAAGCGTGTCGCGGCTACAGAGCTTGAGGCTGTGGCGCGTGAGAAACGTGTTCTGGAGCAACACAAGAATACCCTTACCGTTCACATTGATGATCTGGAAAGCCGCATCGAGCAGCTGACCAGTGCGCAGAAGACCCAGACGCCATTCCCTGCCATGTCGCTGATGGATAGTGAGCGTGATTACCGGGCGCGTATGGAACTGGATGAAGTGCCTGATCTAGAGACATTTGCCACCCAGTTACAGCATCGGATTGCTAAAGCTGAAAAGCATGTAGAACTGTTCTATCCGATCGAGGATATCCGCGTGCTGCTGGGTGGTTTGGCCATGAGCCAGCTGCATGTCTTCCAGGGTATCAGTGGTACCGGTAAAACAAGTCTTGCCAAGGCTTTTGCCAAAGCAATGGGGGGCTTCTGCACAGACATCTCAGTGCAGGCCGGTTGGCGTGATCGGGATGATCTTCTTGGTCATTACAACGCCTTTGAGCGACGGTTCTACGAGAAGGACTGCTTGCAGGCGCTATACAAAGCGCAGACCCCGCGTTGGGAAGACACCTGCAACATCATCCTGCTGGACGAGATGAACCTGTCGCGCCCTGAGCAATACTTTGCCGAGTTCCTCTCTGCCCTGGAGAAGAACAACCCCGATGAGCGCTTGATCAGCCTCTCGGAAACGTCGTTGCCCAATGCACCTGCGATGCTGGCCGAGGGACGCAAGATCAGGGTGCCAGCCAATGTCTGGTTTATTGGTACCGCGAACCATGATGAAACCACCAATGAGCTGGCGGACAAGACCTATGATCGTGCTCATGTAATGACTCTGCCCAAGCAGGATAAGCGCTTCACGATCAAGTCGTTTGAGCCGGCCAACTACTCTTATCGCTCCTTGCGCAAGGCATTTGGCAAGGCACGTGCTGAGCGCAAGGAGGAGGTCGTCAAGCTGCTGAAGGACTTGACCGGCGATGCCTTCACCGAACAGTTGGGCAGCCAGTTTGAGCTGGGCTGGGGGAACCGCTTTGAAAAACAGGCGCTGGATTTCATCCCTGTCATGCTGGCCTGCGGGGCCTCTTCGGGGGAGGCGCTCGATCACTTGCTGGCCACGAGAATCATGCGTCCTGGCAAAGTGACCGGCCGCTACAACGTTTCTGCCGAGACGCTGCGTAATCTGAAGGGCGCTCTGGAGGAGTTCTGGATCAGCGCTGATCTGGCGGGTGATCCGCGCAAGTCTATGGAGCTGTTGGAGGCTGATATTCGTCGCCTGGATGGGCGTAGCTGA
- a CDS encoding DEAD/DEAH box helicase yields the protein MEFKDFPMLSADVLALSTDESVDALQDGQAIFLQRYQDDWLAVQGDVRIRVNCAKADAEIFGRLALRDQTRWLLTGTKKNELLVQYCAPVEVTAMQLELGVDELLAEDLHAKREIAGSTVELACRWFVEHFVVKGLAEGDWLTVARFSNTASKGGFQLLGNGWRADVEQRQDGSFLLKRVNRHTHRDGAFSILLGQFEFKDASVAAALGSASQQALLSAALRDNASYLELWNLYNDKEWQRALEQAESLGSLAYAECHGFQEGRGNAWRLIPKSQEQYQAFRERWRDLELSSNDQFDLGDQRPDWLEELSSEKAQRTANAPRGTIRFEPDCVIFKQAAGKTNIRPKAGEGWLYLSLAGQRSMGKRRLAAKQSIDSGKRLPQLKWLLEGVAVPAARRRPISGLTPYVLESFKGGKPTEKQALALDCALNTPDLAIIIGPPGTGKTQVIAALQRCLGERAEKQNIAAQVLVSSFQHDAVDNALERSDVFGLPGARVGGKHGESDQAALIEPWLERQAAHLHRKIAQEYSRFPELEQLRAISARLALARVASTGPAQQADEFQRLLHDLRELEQSGLALPPRLESQFEEYIDTLAGQAPATAAGGLPPSQLLRRIRALRVEVAAFTDDGGERAWDLLSWLKRHEKGVAPELLRLLEELADSSHVEPATLQALKIWKDLLLDQHLPDYRPAALKRQVDPDGLALLDEVDRYLEDRMAKRKQGVAWVLEQLVDSLESDRSAARAVVNEYSMVVGATCQQAAGKQMEMLKEVSTSSNSDIEFDTVVIDEAARANPLDLFIPMSMAKRRIVLVGDDRQLPHMLEPDIEGQLQEEHELTELQLAAFRSSLFERMRVKLQDLEKQDSIRRVVMLDTQFRMHPVLGNFVSKHFYECENLGVLHSGRPADAFVFSQELLSRLGPLAESYRGHVCQWIDVPAVQGRDQRRGTSRVREIEAQRIADEVVKLMQAGGEALSVGIITFYAAQRDLIMEKLAQQKIDGTPLMVKREGGYEPHEQFKLTRKVQADGSVVAEERLRVGSVDAFQGKEFDVVLLSCVRSFQPNRSVRAAASEGGERELQLNRQFGFLRLPNRMNVAMSRQRQMLICVGDAALASNPDAQEAVPALAAFYQLCGGEHGCIR from the coding sequence ATGGAATTTAAAGATTTCCCCATGCTGTCAGCCGATGTGCTGGCGCTTTCTACAGATGAGTCTGTGGATGCCTTGCAGGACGGGCAGGCTATTTTCCTGCAGCGCTATCAAGATGACTGGCTGGCGGTACAGGGAGATGTGCGCATCCGCGTCAATTGTGCCAAGGCCGATGCCGAAATATTTGGCCGTCTGGCCCTGCGTGATCAGACCCGCTGGTTGCTGACCGGTACGAAGAAAAACGAGCTGCTGGTGCAATACTGCGCACCGGTTGAAGTAACGGCAATGCAGCTTGAACTGGGTGTTGATGAGCTGCTTGCTGAGGATTTGCACGCCAAGCGCGAAATTGCCGGCAGCACTGTTGAACTGGCCTGTCGCTGGTTTGTCGAGCACTTTGTGGTGAAGGGTCTGGCCGAGGGGGACTGGCTGACGGTTGCTCGTTTCAGCAACACCGCTAGCAAGGGCGGTTTTCAGTTGCTGGGTAATGGCTGGCGTGCCGATGTCGAGCAGCGCCAGGATGGCAGTTTTCTGCTCAAGCGTGTTAACCGTCATACCCATCGTGATGGTGCATTCTCCATCCTGCTTGGCCAATTTGAATTTAAGGATGCCTCTGTTGCGGCTGCGCTCGGCAGCGCCAGTCAGCAGGCTCTGCTGAGTGCGGCGCTGCGTGACAACGCCAGCTATCTCGAACTCTGGAATCTTTACAACGATAAAGAGTGGCAAAGAGCTTTAGAGCAGGCAGAAAGTTTGGGTTCTCTGGCTTACGCCGAGTGCCACGGCTTTCAGGAGGGGCGTGGCAATGCCTGGCGTCTGATTCCCAAGTCGCAGGAGCAGTATCAGGCGTTCCGCGAGCGCTGGCGCGATCTGGAGCTGAGCAGCAATGATCAGTTTGATCTGGGCGATCAGCGCCCGGACTGGCTGGAAGAGCTTTCATCCGAGAAGGCTCAAAGGACTGCCAATGCTCCGCGGGGGACTATTCGCTTCGAGCCAGATTGCGTGATTTTCAAACAGGCGGCGGGTAAGACCAACATCCGACCGAAAGCGGGGGAGGGCTGGTTGTATCTGTCTCTTGCCGGCCAACGTTCGATGGGTAAGCGTCGCTTGGCAGCCAAGCAGTCGATTGACTCGGGCAAGCGGCTGCCGCAATTGAAATGGCTGCTGGAAGGGGTTGCGGTTCCTGCTGCGCGACGACGCCCGATCAGCGGGCTGACCCCATACGTGCTGGAGTCTTTCAAGGGTGGCAAGCCGACCGAGAAGCAGGCGCTGGCGCTGGATTGCGCGCTCAATACCCCTGATCTGGCAATCATCATCGGCCCTCCTGGTACCGGTAAAACCCAGGTTATTGCAGCATTGCAGCGTTGTCTGGGTGAGCGAGCGGAGAAGCAGAATATTGCGGCGCAGGTACTGGTCAGCAGTTTTCAGCATGATGCCGTCGACAATGCACTGGAGCGTAGCGATGTATTCGGCTTACCTGGCGCGCGGGTGGGCGGCAAGCACGGCGAGAGTGATCAGGCGGCTTTGATTGAGCCTTGGCTGGAACGCCAGGCGGCTCATTTGCACCGCAAGATTGCGCAGGAATACAGCCGCTTCCCTGAGCTTGAGCAGTTGCGGGCCATTTCCGCGAGGTTGGCCCTTGCCCGGGTAGCGAGTACCGGCCCTGCACAGCAGGCGGATGAGTTCCAGCGCCTTTTGCATGACTTGCGTGAACTGGAGCAAAGCGGCCTGGCATTGCCGCCCCGGCTTGAAAGTCAGTTCGAGGAGTATATCGATACGCTTGCCGGTCAAGCGCCGGCTACAGCTGCGGGAGGTCTGCCTCCCTCTCAGCTGCTCAGGCGTATCCGTGCTCTGCGTGTCGAGGTTGCTGCCTTTACCGATGATGGCGGCGAGCGTGCCTGGGATCTGCTGAGCTGGCTCAAGCGCCATGAAAAAGGTGTGGCCCCGGAGCTGCTGCGCCTGCTGGAAGAACTTGCCGACAGCTCGCACGTTGAGCCGGCGACCCTTCAGGCTCTGAAGATCTGGAAGGATCTGTTGCTTGATCAGCACTTGCCGGATTACCGGCCGGCTGCGCTGAAACGCCAGGTAGACCCTGATGGCCTAGCGCTGCTTGATGAGGTGGATCGCTATCTGGAAGACCGCATGGCCAAGCGCAAGCAGGGGGTTGCATGGGTCTTGGAGCAACTGGTCGATAGTCTGGAGTCCGATCGTTCCGCTGCGCGGGCTGTGGTCAATGAGTATTCGATGGTGGTCGGTGCAACCTGCCAGCAGGCTGCGGGCAAGCAGATGGAAATGTTGAAAGAGGTATCCACTAGCTCCAACTCGGATATCGAGTTCGATACGGTTGTCATCGACGAGGCAGCACGGGCCAATCCATTGGATCTGTTTATTCCGATGTCCATGGCCAAGCGGCGGATTGTTCTGGTGGGCGATGACCGCCAGCTCCCGCACATGCTTGAGCCGGATATCGAGGGGCAGTTGCAGGAGGAGCATGAACTGACCGAACTGCAACTGGCGGCTTTCCGATCCAGTCTTTTCGAGCGTATGCGGGTCAAGCTACAGGATTTGGAAAAGCAGGATTCGATTCGCCGTGTGGTGATGCTTGATACCCAGTTCCGCATGCATCCGGTCTTGGGCAACTTTGTCAGTAAGCACTTCTACGAATGTGAAAACCTGGGGGTTCTGCATTCCGGCAGGCCGGCAGATGCGTTTGTATTCAGCCAGGAGCTGCTTTCCAGGCTGGGGCCGCTGGCGGAGTCCTACCGCGGCCATGTTTGTCAGTGGATTGATGTGCCGGCGGTGCAGGGGCGTGATCAGCGCCGGGGAACTAGCCGGGTTCGAGAGATTGAGGCGCAGCGCATTGCTGACGAAGTGGTAAAGCTGATGCAGGCCGGCGGTGAGGCGTTGTCTGTTGGCATCATTACTTTCTACGCGGCACAGCGCGATCTGATCATGGAGAAGCTCGCTCAGCAGAAAATCGACGGTACTCCCTTGATGGTAAAGCGCGAGGGGGGCTACGAGCCGCATGAGCAGTTCAAGTTGACCCGCAAGGTGCAGGCAGATGGAAGCGTGGTTGCAGAGGAACGCTTGCGGGTTGGCTCGGTGGACGCCTTCCAGGGCAAGGAGTTCGATGTGGTGCTGCTGTCTTGCGTGCGCAGTTTCCAGCCCAATCGCTCGGTGCGAGCTGCTGCCAGCGAGGGGGGTGAGCGTGAGCTGCAACTGAACCGTCAGTTTGGTTTCCTGCGTTTGCCAAACCGCATGAACGTGGCCATGAGCCGGCAAAGGCAGATGCTGATTTGTGTCGGGGATGCTGCTTTGGCCAGTAACCCGGATGCACAAGAGGCTGTACCAGCTCTGGCTGCTTTTTATCAGCTGTGTGGGGGTGAGCATGGCTGCATTCGCTGA
- a CDS encoding protein kinase domain-containing protein — translation MVQDSKGSVYELTSELSSGGQGVVYRTQYPQALIKGFTNKDEQARRRWREHIEWLTRQDLADLKLARPLVLLAEPRCGYVMELMDGLVPLQGLLGSFANAEEEAPEDYLRQGGLRRRIRILGQMARTLNQLHGRGMLYGDLSPNNIFVSDDSAHAETWLIDCDNISLDSHSGLTLHTVDYGAPEVVRGEALLSSLTDCWSFAVIAYQLLTHNHPFKGEMVSDGEPEVEDAALRGEHPWINDSEDDSNACFVNLPLQLLEHSKLPQLFSRCFEGGRASPYERPAMAEWLEALVEVDERIYCCPGCGSTSLLPVDLRAADEAECFFCEAPADSRLVLFEEFIALPAEQEGDVETPQELVATGRKVWLQPGGQVELKRLLPTFSYDRWPADHIRIEYSDKGLGIFPLPESQLQLQRGENIKPLQRYQGLKESLRGQDEEPFLIHVGEPAKSGHKDSGLPSSKVVWQFRW, via the coding sequence ATGGTGCAGGACAGCAAAGGTTCGGTTTATGAGCTCACGAGTGAGTTGAGCAGTGGTGGGCAGGGCGTTGTTTACCGCACCCAGTACCCACAAGCTCTGATCAAGGGGTTTACCAATAAGGATGAGCAGGCGCGCCGTCGTTGGCGTGAGCACATCGAATGGCTGACCCGGCAGGATCTGGCCGATTTGAAGCTGGCTAGACCGCTTGTACTGCTGGCTGAGCCACGCTGCGGTTATGTGATGGAGCTGATGGACGGGCTGGTGCCTTTGCAGGGGCTGCTGGGCAGTTTTGCTAATGCTGAAGAAGAGGCACCTGAAGATTATCTGCGCCAGGGCGGGCTGCGTCGGCGTATTCGTATTCTGGGCCAGATGGCCAGAACACTGAATCAGTTGCACGGGCGCGGCATGCTCTACGGTGATCTGTCGCCGAACAATATCTTTGTCTCGGATGATTCTGCACATGCCGAGACCTGGTTGATTGACTGCGACAACATCAGCCTCGATAGCCACAGTGGCTTGACCCTGCACACCGTGGACTATGGCGCACCGGAAGTGGTGCGTGGTGAGGCGTTGTTGTCCAGCCTCACCGATTGCTGGAGCTTCGCCGTTATTGCCTATCAGTTGCTGACACACAACCACCCGTTCAAGGGTGAGATGGTCAGCGACGGTGAGCCTGAAGTCGAGGATGCCGCGCTGCGAGGTGAGCACCCCTGGATCAACGATAGCGAGGACGACAGTAACGCTTGCTTCGTTAATCTGCCGCTGCAGTTGCTGGAGCACAGCAAGCTACCCCAACTGTTTAGCCGTTGCTTTGAGGGGGGGCGAGCCAGCCCCTATGAGCGCCCGGCTATGGCCGAGTGGCTTGAGGCGCTGGTTGAAGTGGACGAGCGCATCTATTGCTGCCCTGGCTGCGGCAGTACCAGCCTGTTGCCAGTGGACTTGCGGGCAGCGGACGAAGCGGAGTGTTTTTTCTGTGAGGCGCCAGCTGACAGCCGTCTGGTTCTGTTTGAGGAGTTCATTGCCTTGCCTGCCGAGCAGGAAGGGGATGTGGAGACTCCTCAAGAGCTGGTAGCGACGGGGCGCAAGGTCTGGCTGCAGCCGGGAGGGCAGGTTGAGCTCAAGCGCTTGCTGCCGACGTTCAGCTATGACCGTTGGCCGGCTGACCATATCCGTATCGAGTACAGCGACAAGGGCCTGGGGATTTTCCCGCTGCCTGAGAGCCAGTTGCAGTTGCAGCGCGGGGAGAACATTAAACCGTTGCAGCGTTATCAGGGCCTCAAGGAGAGCCTGCGTGGCCAGGATGAGGAACCCTTCCTGATTCATGTAGGTGAGCCTGCGAAGTCAGGGCATAAGGACTCCGGGTTGCCCTCCAGCAAAGTCGTCTGGCAATTCCGGTGGTGA
- a CDS encoding PP2C family serine/threonine-protein phosphatase — protein MRLLASGASVRGPAHQQDDSPNQDALAVSGIRGGWCVAVADGLGSRPLSHFGSRKAVQLSRHVLRCQADITHAAVTDEVRKAWLACFGERYRLHETTCLWARVDARGRAVAGQIGDGLLLARSAGAFRVLTDQRQGFGNQTLTLAQADARNTRSFEFELSQPGDGVLLMTDGISDDLIPSQLESFFDAIYRRQLRCSSKRSMRRWLTGELLDWSTPRHGDDKSIAGIFLTD, from the coding sequence ATGCGCTTGTTGGCGAGTGGGGCTTCGGTGAGGGGCCCCGCCCACCAACAGGATGACTCACCTAACCAGGATGCCCTGGCCGTCAGTGGTATACGCGGCGGTTGGTGCGTTGCAGTTGCCGATGGATTGGGCAGTCGCCCCTTGAGCCACTTCGGTTCGCGCAAGGCGGTGCAGTTGTCACGGCACGTGCTTCGGTGCCAGGCGGACATTACTCATGCAGCGGTTACTGACGAGGTTCGCAAGGCCTGGCTGGCCTGTTTTGGCGAGCGTTATCGCCTACATGAAACGACCTGCCTGTGGGCGCGCGTGGATGCCCGTGGCCGGGCTGTTGCCGGGCAGATTGGCGATGGATTGCTGCTGGCAAGAAGCGCTGGCGCTTTCAGGGTGCTGACCGATCAACGCCAGGGCTTCGGTAATCAGACCCTGACCTTGGCCCAGGCGGATGCCCGGAATACTCGCAGCTTCGAGTTTGAGTTGAGCCAGCCGGGTGATGGCGTACTGCTGATGACGGATGGTATCTCGGATGATCTGATTCCATCGCAGCTTGAGTCGTTTTTTGATGCCATTTACCGGCGCCAACTGCGTTGTAGTAGCAAGCGCAGCATGCGCCGCTGGCTGACGGGTGAGCTGCTGGACTGGTCGACGCCACGCCATGGTGACGACAAGAGCATTGCTGGAATTTTCTTAACGGATTGA
- a CDS encoding vWA domain-containing protein, which yields MSELKKFQVQTARPLPIIVLADTSGSMSVDGKIEALNKGLKDMISSFAGESRLRAELQVSLITFGSQAEVNLPLTPAHQLQGFTPLTAAGATPLGGALALASQMIEDKDSIPSRAYKPVIVLVSDGHPTDDWQGSFARLANGERSSKATRFAMAIGADADESMLGDFANDPEAPLFRAENAADIHRFFRAVTMSVSARSRSATPNQSAPLQIPTDDQDWDF from the coding sequence GTGTCAGAACTCAAAAAATTCCAGGTCCAAACCGCCCGTCCGCTGCCGATCATCGTTCTGGCTGACACCAGTGGCAGCATGTCTGTGGATGGCAAGATCGAGGCGCTGAACAAGGGCCTGAAAGACATGATCAGCAGCTTTGCCGGCGAGAGCCGCCTGCGGGCTGAACTGCAGGTCAGTTTGATCACCTTTGGCAGTCAAGCAGAGGTGAATTTGCCTTTGACTCCGGCTCATCAGTTGCAGGGCTTCACCCCGCTTACTGCTGCGGGGGCGACTCCGCTGGGTGGTGCTCTGGCACTGGCCAGCCAGATGATCGAAGACAAGGACAGCATCCCCTCCCGCGCCTACAAACCGGTAATCGTGCTGGTTTCCGATGGCCACCCTACTGATGACTGGCAGGGTTCCTTTGCTCGTCTGGCCAATGGCGAGCGCTCGTCCAAGGCCACTCGCTTTGCCATGGCCATCGGTGCTGATGCCGATGAGAGCATGCTCGGTGATTTTGCCAATGACCCGGAGGCACCGCTGTTCCGTGCCGAGAATGCTGCGGATATCCACCGTTTTTTCCGCGCTGTGACGATGAGCGTCAGTGCACGTAGCCGCTCGGCGACGCCGAATCAGTCTGCTCCGCTGCAAATCCCGACGGATGATCAGGACTGGGATTTCTGA